One Deinococcus betulae DNA segment encodes these proteins:
- a CDS encoding dihydrofolate reductase family protein encodes MSLVFLDLAMSLDGFIAGPQGEDGGLHDWYFAEQGAADDIKRELLDGIGAIILGHTAFGTAPDGFDTEYHVPHFILTHQPRPTITRGGATFSFVTDGLHRCVAQAREAAGRQDVCVAGGADLARQCLQAGLLDALQIHLVPVLLGGGLPLFGHLGQRVPLERVRVVQSPHATHLTYNIVQPTA; translated from the coding sequence ATGTCTCTCGTCTTTCTTGACCTGGCCATGTCTCTTGACGGCTTTATCGCAGGGCCACAGGGCGAGGACGGGGGTCTGCACGACTGGTATTTCGCTGAACAAGGCGCCGCCGACGACATCAAGCGGGAACTCCTGGACGGCATCGGGGCGATCATCCTGGGGCATACAGCCTTTGGGACGGCGCCCGACGGCTTTGACACTGAGTACCACGTGCCGCATTTCATCCTGACCCATCAGCCACGGCCCACCATCACGCGCGGAGGGGCCACGTTCTCCTTCGTCACGGATGGCCTTCACCGGTGTGTGGCCCAGGCCCGCGAAGCCGCCGGCCGCCAGGATGTCTGCGTGGCTGGCGGCGCGGACCTTGCCCGGCAATGTCTCCAAGCCGGACTGCTGGACGCCCTGCAGATTCATCTGGTGCCCGTCCTGTTGGGTGGGGGCTTGCCGCTGTTCGGCCATCTCGGGCAGCGCGTTCCCTTGGAACGTGTTCGTGTCGTCCAGTCGCCCCACGCCACGCATTTGACGTACAACATCGTGCAGCCAACGGCCTAA
- a CDS encoding tyrosine-type recombinase/integrase, which yields MSLVRSADTLALTNLTDQALRVRAVEAAATYDLELLVQMTMAYMLAGSRKGARTSPKTLEAYSLAVRDFVPWAQAQGVQLLRPGRRDGGRYVAQLQTRPSQGRGRTGTLSASTVAQYVAGARALYRALRWAGATEAQPFEDAHVPPDPTPGIVKNPPYMHEIDEVLVQCEPRLAALLLLCAHAGLRISEALNVTVGDLRGSQLTVHGKGGKIRQVPLGKRVRAALAGLAPVRSEGALFDWTYHQAKYQMSLAFRAAGQGHAWRGFHAARKHSGTRLYRATKDFTRVGLFLGHSSVDTTRRYVALEENDVQSEVEDF from the coding sequence ATGAGCCTTGTCCGGTCTGCGGACACCCTGGCCCTGACCAACCTCACCGATCAGGCCCTCCGGGTGCGGGCCGTTGAGGCAGCCGCCACCTACGATCTTGAGCTGCTGGTCCAGATGACGATGGCGTACATGCTTGCTGGCAGCCGCAAAGGAGCGCGCACCAGTCCAAAAACACTGGAGGCCTACAGTCTGGCTGTGCGGGATTTTGTGCCGTGGGCACAGGCTCAGGGGGTCCAACTGCTCCGGCCGGGTCGGCGCGACGGCGGCCGCTATGTGGCGCAGCTCCAGACCCGGCCGTCACAGGGCCGTGGCCGGACGGGCACGCTGAGTGCTTCAACCGTGGCGCAGTACGTGGCGGGCGCGCGGGCGCTGTACCGGGCGTTGCGCTGGGCGGGCGCGACAGAAGCCCAGCCCTTCGAGGACGCCCACGTCCCGCCTGATCCCACGCCGGGCATCGTCAAGAACCCGCCGTATATGCACGAGATCGACGAGGTGCTGGTTCAGTGTGAGCCCCGTCTTGCGGCCCTCCTGCTGCTCTGTGCCCATGCAGGGCTCCGAATCAGCGAGGCGCTGAATGTCACCGTGGGCGACCTGCGGGGGAGCCAGCTGACTGTCCACGGGAAGGGCGGCAAAATTCGGCAGGTCCCTCTGGGCAAGCGGGTCCGCGCCGCCCTTGCGGGCCTCGCCCCTGTCCGTTCAGAGGGCGCGCTGTTCGACTGGACGTACCACCAGGCGAAGTACCAGATGTCACTTGCGTTCCGCGCAGCGGGGCAGGGGCATGCCTGGCGAGGCTTTCACGCCGCGCGCAAGCACTCAGGGACACGCCTATACCGCGCCACTAAAGACTTTACCCGCGTTGGCCTGTTTCTCGGGCACTCTTCAGTGGACACCACCCGGCGCTATGTCGCGTTAGAAGAAAATGACGTGCAAAGCGAGGTCGAAGACTTCTAA
- a CDS encoding CGNR zinc finger domain-containing protein, translating into MPEHREGTPERFRALESFLWHDFADGAPGWLVWNQRLWPEVPEAEVTTSCANALQLHQALRSLQAHNNGIDSGAPDEAAALLNQLIVTHGVRPAVDTEGQVALTTAAQGNPTARLLVLALQAMQLGVWRRFKVCRDATCGASYFDASKAAVKAWCSMDTCGSRNKMRRYRTRRLQEGT; encoded by the coding sequence ATGCCAGAACACCGTGAAGGCACGCCCGAAAGATTTCGGGCGTTGGAGTCGTTCCTCTGGCATGACTTTGCTGATGGGGCGCCAGGCTGGCTTGTCTGGAACCAGCGACTCTGGCCTGAAGTCCCTGAAGCTGAAGTCACGACCTCCTGTGCAAACGCTCTCCAATTGCACCAGGCTCTGAGAAGCTTGCAGGCGCACAACAACGGTATCGACAGCGGCGCGCCCGACGAGGCTGCTGCACTGCTGAATCAGTTGATCGTGACTCACGGCGTGCGGCCCGCCGTCGATACCGAGGGGCAAGTGGCGCTGACTACAGCAGCCCAGGGCAATCCCACCGCGCGGCTTCTAGTATTGGCCCTTCAGGCCATGCAACTGGGCGTCTGGCGGCGCTTTAAAGTCTGCCGTGACGCCACCTGTGGCGCGTCTTATTTCGATGCGTCGAAAGCGGCAGTGAAAGCCTGGTGTTCTATGGACACCTGTGGCAGTCGGAATAAAATGCGGCGCTACCGAACGCGACGCTTACAGGAGGGCACCTAA
- a CDS encoding DUF3103 family protein, which yields MTLSRFLPVPLTLSLLLALAACGQPTVAPTAVAAAPTQTQAQTNAALHTFARQLAAGLTDPNMRSLIAQQTALQFDGDTEVLYRTLAAQAVGSRTFAQALSTELGAQSLTALTAQVPNLQVAVRGAAWDPARTIPWVAVAPEGGDEYAPVVAYDAQGRAHQLDGRTPPSAPVVVVGVNERVDADGQLLKEAPLPSAAMAAQGCYQVKLVRLDLYDDMEPWTKGKAEIWVAVKGTGIGWHGQLKMVTEPGDYLDAIQVFGCTSSDVRFYWYEKDGSNFDFEISVNGYGFGIKIDDSNDFLGSTTMRKSLFEGTSVNTVNLGNLKQYTH from the coding sequence ATGACGCTGTCTCGTTTTCTTCCCGTTCCCTTGACACTCAGCCTCCTTCTTGCGCTTGCGGCGTGTGGTCAGCCCACAGTCGCCCCGACGGCCGTAGCGGCCGCGCCTACGCAGACACAGGCCCAGACCAACGCGGCGCTGCATACCTTTGCCCGGCAACTGGCCGCCGGCCTGACGGACCCCAACATGCGGTCTCTGATCGCGCAGCAGACGGCCCTCCAGTTCGATGGAGATACGGAAGTCCTGTACCGCACTCTTGCCGCTCAGGCCGTCGGGTCCCGCACGTTTGCGCAGGCCCTGTCCACCGAACTCGGCGCGCAGAGCTTGACGGCGCTCACTGCTCAGGTTCCGAACTTGCAGGTGGCTGTACGCGGCGCGGCCTGGGATCCGGCGCGCACGATCCCCTGGGTGGCCGTGGCCCCAGAAGGCGGCGACGAATACGCGCCCGTGGTGGCCTACGATGCGCAGGGCCGCGCGCATCAACTTGATGGCCGCACGCCTCCAAGTGCGCCCGTGGTGGTGGTGGGCGTCAATGAGCGGGTAGACGCCGACGGTCAGCTGCTGAAGGAAGCGCCTTTACCCAGCGCGGCAATGGCTGCTCAGGGTTGTTACCAGGTCAAGCTGGTGCGGCTGGACCTCTATGACGACATGGAACCCTGGACCAAGGGGAAAGCAGAAATCTGGGTGGCTGTTAAAGGGACCGGGATTGGCTGGCACGGTCAGCTGAAGATGGTCACGGAACCGGGAGATTACCTGGATGCCATTCAGGTCTTTGGATGCACCAGCAGCGACGTGCGCTTCTACTGGTACGAGAAAGACGGGTCAAACTTTGACTTCGAAATCTCTGTGAATGGGTATGGGTTCGGCATCAAGATTGATGACAGCAATGACTTTTTAGGCAGTACCACCATGCGTAAATCGCTGTTTGAAGGTACCTCTGTCAATACTGTGAACCTCGGTAATCTGAAGCAGTACACCCACTGA
- a CDS encoding TetR/AcrR family transcriptional regulator yields the protein MPRSTPATADPRTDARVLRSRAAILQVTLDLLTEQGLGGMSIDEVARRSGIAKTTIYRHWPTRSALILDACALLSAHMDVPATGHLHEDITTLLTSITAQLQASRWSSVLPSVMDAAERDADLAAVYSQLQYSHAQAVRTVLTDARTRGALPDAADVDLLTAGLLGTLFYGRWFSRQALSASQLAQLVTIMLGPPAQDEQL from the coding sequence ATGCCCAGATCAACCCCAGCCACAGCAGACCCCAGGACGGACGCCCGAGTTTTGCGTTCCAGGGCGGCCATTCTGCAAGTCACGCTTGATCTCCTGACTGAACAGGGCCTCGGGGGCATGAGTATTGACGAGGTCGCGCGCCGCTCTGGGATTGCCAAGACGACCATCTACCGGCATTGGCCGACTCGGTCAGCGCTGATCCTCGACGCCTGCGCCCTCCTGAGCGCCCACATGGACGTTCCGGCGACAGGCCACCTCCACGAGGACATCACGACGCTTCTGACCTCTATTACGGCTCAACTGCAGGCTTCACGCTGGTCTTCTGTCCTGCCCTCGGTCATGGACGCGGCTGAGCGCGATGCTGATCTTGCGGCGGTCTACAGCCAACTTCAGTACAGTCACGCGCAGGCTGTTCGGACGGTCCTGACGGATGCCAGGACGCGAGGAGCGTTGCCGGACGCCGCCGATGTTGATCTGCTGACTGCCGGCCTGCTCGGCACCCTGTTCTACGGGCGCTGGTTCTCACGGCAGGCGCTCAGCGCCTCACAGCTTGCGCAGTTGGTGACGATCATGCTGGGGCCGCCTGCCCAGGATGAACAGCTTTAG
- a CDS encoding VOC family protein — MQLVSLRMMTENVDRLVQFYEAVTGQVATRYTVDFAELRWSAVALAIGHPRTMAHMGAELVRPAANQSVIVEFLVDDVDQVFERVRQVAEVVQEPITQPWGNRSLLCRDPDGTLLNFFTPVTAEARQRQQPAEG; from the coding sequence ATGCAACTGGTTTCCCTGCGCATGATGACGGAGAACGTGGACCGTCTTGTTCAATTTTACGAAGCGGTGACAGGTCAGGTCGCCACCCGGTACACGGTAGACTTTGCCGAACTGCGCTGGTCGGCGGTGGCCCTGGCCATCGGCCATCCCAGAACAATGGCTCACATGGGCGCTGAACTGGTGCGTCCAGCGGCCAACCAGAGCGTCATTGTTGAGTTTCTGGTGGACGATGTTGATCAGGTCTTCGAGCGGGTCCGGCAGGTGGCCGAGGTGGTTCAGGAACCCATCACGCAGCCCTGGGGCAACCGGTCTCTGCTCTGCCGTGATCCAGACGGCACGCTGCTCAATTTCTTTACCCCTGTGACCGCCGAAGCACGCCAGCGTCAGCAACCCGCAGAGGGCTGA
- a CDS encoding Ig domain-containing protein, protein MTALTDRSAAARPTHMATPLPRTDRSEAHLFTLSRMNTFDNGAGPLPGQVTLLRPDVHDPSQDQLFLDQLLLPRDAWRYDSHDRRLSWRGAFGGGQLTLTTSRGGTGVIGPVDAPINVDASSTANFLCDMALNTGATYETSGGTVVGFNWDPTSPAWVNAGWVKGRLNLSYTVTTGGPFQPPTITFTFTDNQTEDVPWSPGLGTFASTLQLGNRHGLTVWDLTFKSNVPPQDDQGEPFTGPDSVYPYWMQVVEDAAASALDGVMMIDNLAPQGTLVGMRGVRQNARITGYYQAAEGQAPFGIFNGQLMVDGQPVPGTAVRGDTLFWNALPADLQGRLGLAAQGQATFEADGSLADAGQGQMLRRLSGNHALATLKAHEDLHPALTARHAEATDALYSSTLDIYGLLAMNPFVQNSQGQWGDAVQAAVTNDLSNIMNSFIPADMWKLLFPQQPQPSLTGELAVVANSPVEGVADPKAWYQSLATAVMTSGMSGGSDVNCNNMNGPRADQWLKSQVGTSKVYYTHSQLLFTYEWQQRFPLTAQYLTDQQTNAGTYSPQIDAQIAQSVNDINTNVVADATDPDLKTKLITEVTAVGAYAKTNSLYWAFAFYSYNTTPAVLANIALQMGINTGSSDGTTLSRLFQQNVAVLTALDPSGYFAQQYTTTINTFMATNILPSMFGFTGDAQSFDLIKQYLQYFVTQNLNNEDQQIAQAAAQISAILQDEDADKMLHDSLEALRDFSGAIQDALALPFIANRFVKWFTAKFPRFSSVSNLFGSLLIGGITGLAVFNLVTTFKQWDKLTDAQKAQVVIEASQIGLQIVAAVVKRGVRIYAIYSVEGMTRAQRAAAVSKIITVGEDSALDQGLVRIGNSAARWLADTEGTIGKLAVVDQGVVTAVLVNSAETAAEQAGWVGKVFGRNLDEFIATRVGPLFILAGIGFSIYQISQGEKGIQLASDIINIVSGSLMLFGTLGGWAVSGGLIAADGFMAGLISVAGPLAVLLALAGVGLMIYELTQTPPDPVEEFVKKYVQPAGFYVAGKASSVDYVTQYINPDQKNLLMIGCTLGAGTSVLSVSPQGTIGVGAATALPDCVWQVTTDAQGLSQIITLIQPDPKSAPVAGFLSLLDDQTVAFRPQMAKAANPPQGLLADEPKVTSQTWLSRPSGTATLTSDGKNLASLNLTWQAVLPDAKGNYAPAQAAGFLVQTASGVTYQAGSGSTFTLRMSGMAPNYMKMVDVNFILNSTPSVQQSFGPAYGVYPSTPATFALSPQAPSFLTFGTTTGALVPTGQPATPASSGTYTVTAQNALGTAQTTFTLSVTAPTPPA, encoded by the coding sequence ATGACTGCACTCACTGACCGTTCTGCTGCGGCCCGGCCCACCCACATGGCCACGCCTCTACCCCGAACAGACCGCTCTGAGGCACACCTGTTCACGTTGAGCCGCATGAACACCTTTGACAACGGCGCGGGTCCACTGCCAGGGCAGGTCACCTTGCTGCGGCCCGACGTCCACGATCCTTCGCAAGATCAGCTCTTCTTGGACCAGCTGCTGCTCCCGCGCGATGCCTGGCGCTACGACAGTCACGACCGGCGGCTGAGTTGGCGGGGCGCCTTCGGCGGCGGCCAGCTGACCCTGACCACCAGCCGGGGCGGCACGGGGGTCATTGGTCCAGTGGACGCTCCTATCAACGTTGACGCTTCGTCCACAGCCAACTTTCTATGCGACATGGCCCTCAACACCGGCGCCACCTATGAAACCAGCGGCGGCACCGTCGTGGGGTTCAACTGGGACCCCACCTCGCCCGCGTGGGTAAATGCCGGCTGGGTGAAGGGCCGGCTCAACCTCAGCTACACCGTGACCACCGGGGGGCCGTTTCAGCCACCGACCATCACCTTCACCTTCACGGACAACCAGACAGAAGACGTGCCGTGGTCTCCTGGCCTGGGCACCTTCGCCTCAACGCTGCAGCTGGGTAACCGGCACGGGCTGACTGTCTGGGACCTCACCTTCAAATCGAATGTGCCTCCGCAAGATGACCAGGGCGAGCCGTTTACCGGCCCAGACAGTGTGTATCCGTACTGGATGCAGGTGGTGGAAGACGCCGCCGCCAGCGCGCTGGACGGCGTCATGATGATCGACAACCTGGCCCCGCAAGGCACCCTGGTGGGGATGCGGGGGGTCCGGCAAAACGCGCGGATCACCGGCTATTACCAGGCGGCCGAGGGCCAGGCGCCGTTCGGCATTTTCAATGGACAGTTGATGGTAGACGGACAACCGGTGCCTGGGACCGCCGTCCGTGGCGACACCTTGTTCTGGAACGCCCTGCCTGCCGATCTGCAGGGGCGCCTGGGCCTGGCGGCGCAGGGTCAGGCCACCTTTGAGGCGGATGGTTCGCTAGCCGACGCTGGGCAGGGCCAGATGCTGCGGCGACTGAGCGGCAATCACGCCCTGGCGACCCTTAAAGCCCATGAGGACCTGCATCCCGCCTTGACCGCGCGGCATGCAGAGGCAACGGACGCCCTGTACAGCAGCACCCTGGACATTTACGGCCTGCTGGCGATGAATCCCTTCGTTCAGAACAGTCAGGGGCAGTGGGGGGACGCGGTCCAGGCCGCCGTCACCAACGACCTGAGCAACATCATGAACAGCTTTATACCGGCTGACATGTGGAAACTCCTGTTTCCCCAGCAGCCGCAGCCGTCATTGACTGGAGAGCTGGCGGTGGTGGCCAATTCGCCGGTTGAGGGCGTCGCCGATCCGAAAGCCTGGTATCAGTCACTGGCAACGGCAGTGATGACCTCAGGTATGTCCGGCGGCTCCGACGTGAACTGCAACAATATGAACGGCCCACGGGCCGATCAGTGGCTCAAATCGCAGGTAGGCACCTCCAAGGTGTACTACACGCACAGCCAGCTGCTCTTCACCTACGAATGGCAGCAGCGTTTTCCCCTGACGGCCCAGTACCTGACCGATCAGCAGACCAATGCGGGCACGTACAGTCCGCAGATTGACGCCCAGATCGCCCAGAGCGTCAACGACATCAACACCAACGTGGTGGCCGACGCCACCGACCCGGACCTGAAAACCAAGCTGATTACCGAGGTGACGGCGGTTGGGGCCTACGCCAAGACCAATTCGCTGTATTGGGCGTTCGCCTTTTACAGCTACAACACCACGCCGGCGGTCCTGGCCAACATCGCGCTGCAAATGGGCATCAACACGGGGTCCAGCGACGGCACGACATTGTCCCGGCTCTTTCAGCAGAACGTGGCCGTGCTGACCGCACTGGATCCCAGCGGCTACTTCGCGCAGCAGTACACCACCACCATCAACACCTTCATGGCGACGAACATCCTGCCCAGCATGTTCGGCTTTACTGGCGACGCCCAGAGTTTCGACCTCATCAAGCAGTATCTCCAGTACTTCGTGACGCAGAACCTCAACAACGAAGATCAGCAGATCGCACAGGCGGCCGCGCAGATCAGCGCCATCTTGCAAGACGAGGACGCCGACAAGATGCTGCACGATTCCCTTGAGGCGCTGCGCGACTTCTCGGGTGCCATTCAGGACGCCCTCGCGCTGCCCTTTATCGCCAACCGTTTCGTCAAATGGTTCACGGCCAAGTTCCCTAGATTCTCGTCCGTCTCCAATCTGTTCGGTTCCCTGCTAATCGGCGGAATCACTGGCCTGGCTGTCTTTAACCTCGTGACCACGTTTAAGCAGTGGGACAAACTGACCGACGCCCAAAAAGCTCAGGTCGTGATCGAGGCCTCACAGATTGGGCTTCAGATCGTGGCGGCTGTGGTCAAGCGGGGGGTCCGCATTTACGCCATCTACAGCGTCGAAGGCATGACCCGCGCGCAGCGGGCCGCCGCCGTCAGCAAGATCATCACGGTCGGAGAAGACTCCGCGCTGGACCAGGGGCTGGTCCGGATCGGCAATTCTGCTGCCCGCTGGCTGGCCGATACCGAAGGGACCATTGGCAAACTGGCCGTGGTGGATCAAGGGGTCGTGACTGCTGTGCTGGTCAACAGTGCCGAGACGGCAGCGGAACAGGCGGGCTGGGTCGGGAAGGTCTTTGGCCGAAACCTGGACGAGTTTATTGCAACTCGCGTTGGGCCCCTGTTCATCCTGGCGGGCATCGGGTTCAGCATCTACCAGATCAGCCAGGGCGAAAAGGGCATTCAGCTGGCGAGCGACATCATCAATATTGTCAGCGGCTCTTTGATGTTGTTCGGTACCCTGGGGGGATGGGCCGTTTCAGGGGGCCTGATCGCGGCGGACGGGTTTATGGCCGGTCTCATCTCAGTGGCCGGTCCCCTGGCCGTGCTGCTGGCGCTGGCCGGAGTGGGGCTCATGATTTACGAGTTGACCCAGACGCCGCCAGACCCCGTTGAGGAGTTCGTGAAGAAGTACGTCCAACCTGCCGGCTTCTACGTGGCCGGCAAGGCGAGCAGCGTGGATTACGTGACGCAGTACATCAACCCGGATCAGAAGAACCTGCTGATGATCGGCTGCACCCTGGGCGCAGGAACTTCCGTGCTCTCAGTCAGCCCGCAAGGGACTATCGGCGTGGGCGCGGCCACAGCCCTTCCCGACTGCGTGTGGCAAGTTACCACCGACGCGCAGGGCCTGAGTCAGATCATCACGCTGATTCAGCCTGATCCAAAGAGTGCGCCGGTCGCGGGCTTCCTCAGTCTGCTGGATGACCAGACAGTCGCGTTCCGTCCGCAGATGGCCAAGGCGGCCAACCCTCCACAGGGCCTCCTGGCAGACGAACCAAAAGTCACGAGCCAGACCTGGCTGAGCAGGCCCAGCGGCACCGCCACCCTGACCAGCGACGGCAAGAATCTGGCGTCTCTCAATCTGACCTGGCAGGCCGTCCTGCCGGACGCGAAGGGCAACTACGCGCCGGCCCAGGCGGCTGGCTTTCTGGTGCAGACTGCCAGCGGCGTGACCTACCAGGCGGGCAGCGGCTCCACCTTCACCCTACGGATGTCGGGGATGGCGCCGAATTACATGAAGATGGTTGATGTCAACTTCATTCTGAACAGTACACCGTCAGTCCAGCAGAGTTTTGGGCCGGCCTACGGGGTCTATCCAAGTACGCCCGCCACCTTCGCCCTGAGCCCTCAGGCCCCCAGCTTCCTGACGTTTGGGACGACGACCGGCGCGCTGGTGCCGACGGGTCAGCCCGCCACACCAGCGTCCAGCGGCACCTATACCGTGACCGCCCAAAATGCCCTCGGCACCGCCCAGACCACCTTCACCCTCAGCGTGACCGCACCGACTCCACCCGCCTGA
- a CDS encoding carbonic anhydrase: protein MKEKATLQPVRRRFIQRAVQTLAGVTLFGLKPAVLAQATAPGSNLARSPITDPDAALRELTLGNLRFQQGQMTHPDNTLERRTLVAAKQQPYAIIFACSDSREAPELIFDEGLGDLFVIRTAGHVLDGAALGSLEFGVAELGIPLLVVLGHERCGAVTATMDVVERRALAPGNIETLVAAIRPAVLYGKGEGAARVDQVVRANTALTIQRLQRSAILAEAVERGKLKIVGGHYDLDTGAVSFGVTLPE from the coding sequence ATGAAAGAAAAAGCCACGCTTCAACCCGTTCGTCGCCGATTCATTCAGAGGGCTGTCCAGACGCTTGCCGGGGTGACCCTGTTCGGGCTCAAACCAGCGGTGCTGGCACAAGCAACGGCGCCGGGGAGTAATCTGGCCCGCTCTCCTATCACGGACCCAGACGCGGCACTCCGCGAGCTGACGCTGGGCAACCTGAGGTTTCAACAGGGCCAGATGACCCACCCGGACAATACCCTTGAACGCCGGACGCTGGTCGCTGCCAAGCAGCAGCCATACGCCATTATTTTTGCCTGCTCAGATTCTCGTGAGGCGCCGGAGCTCATCTTCGATGAAGGGCTGGGTGACCTTTTTGTGATCCGCACAGCTGGTCATGTGTTGGACGGTGCCGCCCTGGGGAGTCTGGAGTTCGGCGTTGCTGAACTGGGGATTCCCTTGCTGGTGGTGCTGGGACATGAACGCTGTGGCGCGGTCACGGCAACGATGGACGTTGTTGAACGGAGGGCGTTGGCGCCCGGCAACATAGAGACGCTGGTGGCCGCCATTCGCCCAGCAGTGCTTTACGGCAAGGGCGAAGGCGCGGCCCGTGTCGATCAGGTTGTGCGGGCCAACACAGCCCTGACCATCCAGCGGTTACAGCGCTCAGCCATTCTCGCTGAAGCCGTGGAGCGTGGAAAGCTCAAAATTGTTGGCGGCCACTATGATCTGGACACCGGCGCAGTGAGTTTTGGCGTCACCTTACCGGAGTAA
- a CDS encoding SDR family oxidoreductase gives MDMTGNTILITGGGSGIGRALAEAFHQLGNQVVIAGRRQDALDAVTAAHPGMRGIPLDLESAHGIQTFAEHLLQEVPSLNMVIHNAGVMINEDLKDGTTEAAETTVTTNLLGPMRLTAALIGHLLEQPRAAILTVTSGIAYSPWALTPAYSATKAGLHAYTQTLRYQLQDTAVQVIELIPPFTQTELQGPQQATNPHALPLADYIRETMQILTEQPDAEEVVIERVKLQRYAERRGEADALFKARNDAAYGR, from the coding sequence ATGGACATGACTGGGAACACCATCCTGATTACCGGCGGCGGCAGCGGCATTGGCCGCGCCCTCGCTGAGGCCTTTCACCAGCTGGGAAATCAGGTGGTGATTGCCGGTCGCCGTCAAGACGCCCTGGACGCCGTGACGGCGGCCCACCCTGGGATGCGGGGAATTCCCCTTGACCTTGAAAGCGCCCACGGCATTCAGACCTTCGCCGAGCACCTTCTTCAGGAAGTGCCGTCCTTAAACATGGTCATCCATAACGCTGGCGTCATGATCAACGAAGACCTCAAAGACGGCACCACCGAAGCCGCCGAAACGACGGTCACCACCAACCTGCTCGGTCCCATGCGTCTCACTGCCGCCCTGATCGGGCATCTGCTCGAGCAGCCCCGCGCGGCCATCTTGACGGTGACGTCTGGGATTGCCTACTCGCCCTGGGCCCTTACCCCGGCCTACAGCGCCACGAAGGCCGGTCTGCACGCCTACACCCAGACTCTGCGCTACCAGCTTCAGGACACGGCGGTGCAAGTGATTGAGCTGATTCCGCCCTTTACACAGACGGAACTGCAGGGCCCGCAGCAAGCCACAAATCCCCATGCTCTCCCACTGGCCGACTACATCAGGGAAACGATGCAGATTCTCACAGAGCAGCCAGACGCCGAAGAAGTGGTTATTGAGCGGGTCAAGCTGCAACGGTACGCCGAGCGGCGCGGAGAAGCGGACGCCCTCTTCAAGGCCCGCAACGACGCCGCTTACGGCCGCTGA
- a CDS encoding epoxide hydrolase family protein, whose translation MVTELSEGRQGRSEPFRVQFSQELRDDLRRRLAAVRWSDAVTADWRYGMNPGVLRTLIGHWQTSYDFDAAEERLNAIPQFRVEIDGFGVHYLLLKGRGPRPRPLLLMNGWPSSFAEYQRLAPRLADPEAFGGAADESFDVIMPALPGFGFSDRPRQPHQVLAEDFFHRLMTEELGYTQYFASGTDIGAGVATRLAMKFLGAVTGIHLSAVADPPLTPASRPLSPSETDYLAQADQWAREEGAYEHVHYTRPQTLAFALSDSPVGLASWIVEKFALWSDHGAGEDVLDVFPLDLLIDNLMIYWATETIGSSMRYYFDDRHFRPPLTAEDHVNVPTAVCMWPADLVTAPREWAERFYDVRQYSRPARGGHFPAWEAPEVYAEDFRAFVRGLALS comes from the coding sequence ATGGTAACAGAATTGAGCGAGGGCCGGCAGGGGCGAAGCGAGCCATTTCGCGTGCAGTTTTCCCAGGAGCTGCGGGACGATCTCCGGCGTCGGCTGGCGGCCGTCCGGTGGAGCGACGCCGTCACAGCCGACTGGCGCTATGGCATGAACCCAGGGGTGCTGAGAACGCTGATCGGCCACTGGCAGACCTCGTATGACTTTGACGCAGCAGAAGAGCGGTTGAATGCCATTCCGCAGTTCCGGGTCGAGATTGACGGATTTGGAGTTCACTACCTTCTGCTGAAGGGGAGGGGACCGCGCCCTCGGCCCCTACTGCTCATGAATGGGTGGCCCTCCAGTTTCGCGGAGTATCAGCGGCTGGCGCCTCGCCTGGCCGACCCTGAAGCGTTTGGAGGCGCTGCCGATGAGTCGTTTGACGTCATCATGCCCGCCCTGCCTGGCTTTGGCTTCTCCGATCGGCCTCGCCAGCCACATCAGGTCCTGGCCGAAGATTTTTTTCACCGCCTGATGACAGAGGAGCTGGGATATACCCAGTATTTCGCGTCTGGGACTGATATCGGCGCAGGTGTAGCCACCCGGTTGGCCATGAAGTTTCTGGGAGCAGTGACAGGGATTCACCTCTCTGCCGTCGCAGACCCCCCGTTGACCCCGGCGTCCCGTCCCCTGTCACCATCGGAAACCGACTACCTGGCGCAGGCCGACCAGTGGGCGCGGGAAGAGGGCGCCTACGAACATGTGCATTACACCCGGCCCCAGACCCTCGCCTTTGCGCTGAGTGATAGTCCGGTGGGACTGGCAAGTTGGATCGTGGAGAAGTTTGCCCTATGGAGCGACCACGGTGCGGGGGAAGACGTGTTGGATGTCTTTCCATTGGATCTGCTCATTGACAATCTGATGATTTACTGGGCCACGGAAACGATTGGTTCGTCCATGCGCTATTACTTCGATGATCGTCATTTTCGCCCCCCTCTAACCGCAGAGGATCACGTCAATGTACCGACCGCCGTGTGCATGTGGCCCGCCGATCTGGTGACAGCTCCGAGAGAATGGGCGGAGCGGTTTTACGATGTCCGGCAGTATTCTCGGCCCGCACGGGGAGGCCACTTTCCGGCCTGGGAAGCCCCTGAGGTCTATGCCGAGGATTTCCGGGCGTTCGTCCGTGGTCTGGCATTGAGCTAA